One region of Fragaria vesca subsp. vesca linkage group LG4, FraVesHawaii_1.0, whole genome shotgun sequence genomic DNA includes:
- the LOC101297429 gene encoding uncharacterized protein LOC101297429, which yields MGEKEKKPEEKKMEEKKPEEVKKPEEEKKAEENKKEEKPAEEKKEEKKAEEGKDGKEAKEGDAPPPPPPPQEIVLRVYMHCEGCARKVKRCLKGFQGVEDVSTDCKSHKVVVKGEKADPIKVLERVQRKSHRQVELLSPIPKPPAEEEKKPEEKPKPEEKKEEPPQVISVVLKVHMHCEACAQEIKKRIQRMKGVESAEPDLKGSQVTVKGVFDPAKLVEYVYKRTGKQAEIVKQEPEKKADKEEAKEGSKDGKKGGEEGGKDKKSGDGGGEAAPPAEDNKEKKGDGNEGGAAASVAPEGGAVTEETKVGELMKINEYNYYPPRYAMELYAYPPQIFSDENPNACAVM from the exons ATGGGGGAG AAGGAGAAGAAGCCCGAGGAGAAGAAAATGGAGGAGAAGAAGCCTGAGGAGGTGAAAAAGCCTGAAGAGGAAAAGAAGGCTGAGGAGAATAAGAAGGAAGAGAAACCAGCTGAGGAGAAGAAGGAAGAGAAGAAAGCTGAAGAGGGTAAGGATGGCAAAGAGGCCAAAGAGGGTGATGCTCCGCCACCTCCGCCACCACCTCAAGAAATTGTGCTCAGAGTCTATATGCATTGTGAAGGTTGTGCTAGAAAGGTCAAGAGGTGCCTCAAAGGCTTTCAAG GGGTGGAAGATGTGAGCACAGATTGCAAGAGTCACAAGGTGGTTGTCAAGGGAGAGAAGGCTGATCCAATCAAGGTTCTTGAGAGAGTTCAGAGGAAGAGTCATAGACAAGTTGAGCTTCTCTCCCCAATCCCAAAACCACCAGCTGAGGAGGAGAAGAAGCCGGAAGAGAAACCCAAGCCGGAGGAAAAGAAAGAAGAG CCTCCTCAGGTCATCTCTGTGGTGCTCAAGGTTCACATGCATTGCGAGGCTTGTGCACAAGAAATCAAGAAACGCATTCAGAGGATGAAAG GAGTGGAATCAGCAGAACCAGATCTAAAGGGATCACAAGTGACAGTAAAGGGTGTGTTTGATCCGGCCAAGCTAGTTGAGTACGTGTACAAAAGAACCGGCAAGCAGGCAGAGATAGTGAAGCAAGAGCCGGAGAAGAAGGCTGACAAAGAAGAAGCCAAAGAGGGAAGTAAAGACGGGAAGAAAGGTGGTGAAGAAGGTGGCAAGGACAAGAAAAGTGGTGATGGTGGAGGTGAGGCTGCACCACCAGCTGAAGATAACAAAGAAAAGAAAGGTGACGGCAATGAAGGTGGTGCTGCAGCTTCTGTTGCACCAGAAGGCGGAGCAGTTACAGAAGAGACCAAGGTTGGTGAGCTCATGAAGATAAACGAGTACAACTACTACCCACCAAGGTATGCCATGGAACTGTACGCCTACCCTCCACAGATCTTCAGTGATGAGAACCCAAATGCATGTGCTGTTATGTAA